In one window of Macadamia integrifolia cultivar HAES 741 chromosome 2, SCU_Mint_v3, whole genome shotgun sequence DNA:
- the LOC122071945 gene encoding RNA-binding protein 1-like isoform X1, with protein sequence MGEPYWRYGALAAPSAAERDTTSRIAFPGYSPSNPALTTHHLSSNNLRGSSSDYLQKDVLPLRHGAYGLDDIGGIASHAGHAALVPGGLTAGASINRFPSPLEDPALISQRRDVSLGINPSMPGILSERPNSLRKSDSLSVEESNVLFVDGLPNDCTRREVSHLFRPFIGFKEIRVVHKEPRRTGDKAMVLCFVEFDDAKCAGTALEALQGYKFDDKKPDAPLLRIQFAHFPFSPPSDHDERRRGHSR encoded by the exons ATGGGGGAACCCTACTGGAGATATGGCGCTCTTGCGGCTCCCTCTGCTGCTGAAAGAG ATACTACTTCAAGAATCGCATTTCCTGGTTATTCGCCGTCTAACCCAGCGTTGACAACTCATCACTTGAGCTCAAATAATTTACGAGGgtcttcttcagattatctGCAGAAGGAT GTCTTACCATTGCGGCATGGGGCTTATGGTTTAGATGATATTGGTGGCATTGCTAGTCATGCTGGTCATGCTGCACTAGTACCCGGTGGATTGACAGCTGGTGCAAGCATAAATAGGTTTCCATCTCCTCTAGAAGATCCAGCTCTAATTAGCCAAAGGCGGGATGTTTCACTAGGCATCAACCCTAGCATGCCTGGCATTCTTAGTGAACGGCCCAACTCTTTGAGAAAATCTGATAGCCTGTCTGTGGAGGAATCGAACGTTCTTTTTGTTGATGGACTTCCGAATGATTGTACTAGAAGAGAAGTATCTC ATCTTTTCCGTCCTTTTATCGGCTTTAAAGAAATCAGAGTTGTCCACAAGGAGCCTAGACGT ACTGGAGATAAGGCTATGGTTCTGTGCTTTGTTGAGTTTGATGATGCAAAATGTGCTGGCACTGCCTTAGAAGCTCTTCAAG gTTACAAGTTTGATGACAAGAAACCAGATGCCCCTCTCTTGAGGATTCAATTTGCTCATTTCCCTTTCTCTCCACCCTCTGATCATGATGAGCGACGTCGTGGGCATTCACG atag
- the LOC122071945 gene encoding RNA-binding protein 1-like isoform X3 produces the protein MALLRLPLLLKEVLPLRHGAYGLDDIGGIASHAGHAALVPGGLTAGASINRFPSPLEDPALISQRRDVSLGINPSMPGILSERPNSLRKSDSLSVEESNVLFVDGLPNDCTRREVSHLFRPFIGFKEIRVVHKEPRRTGDKAMVLCFVEFDDAKCAGTALEALQGYKFDDKKPDAPLLRIQFAHFPFSPPSDHDERRRGHSR, from the exons ATGGCGCTCTTGCGGCTCCCTCTGCTGCTGAAAGAG GTCTTACCATTGCGGCATGGGGCTTATGGTTTAGATGATATTGGTGGCATTGCTAGTCATGCTGGTCATGCTGCACTAGTACCCGGTGGATTGACAGCTGGTGCAAGCATAAATAGGTTTCCATCTCCTCTAGAAGATCCAGCTCTAATTAGCCAAAGGCGGGATGTTTCACTAGGCATCAACCCTAGCATGCCTGGCATTCTTAGTGAACGGCCCAACTCTTTGAGAAAATCTGATAGCCTGTCTGTGGAGGAATCGAACGTTCTTTTTGTTGATGGACTTCCGAATGATTGTACTAGAAGAGAAGTATCTC ATCTTTTCCGTCCTTTTATCGGCTTTAAAGAAATCAGAGTTGTCCACAAGGAGCCTAGACGT ACTGGAGATAAGGCTATGGTTCTGTGCTTTGTTGAGTTTGATGATGCAAAATGTGCTGGCACTGCCTTAGAAGCTCTTCAAG gTTACAAGTTTGATGACAAGAAACCAGATGCCCCTCTCTTGAGGATTCAATTTGCTCATTTCCCTTTCTCTCCACCCTCTGATCATGATGAGCGACGTCGTGGGCATTCACG atag
- the LOC122071945 gene encoding RNA-binding protein 1-like isoform X2, translating into MGEPYWRYGALAAPSAAERDTTSRIAFPGYSPSNPALTTHHLSSNNLRGSSSDYLQKDVLPLRHGAYGLDDIGGIASHAGHAALVPGGLTAGASINRFPSPLEDPALISQRRDVSLGINPSMPGILSERPNSLRKSDSLSVEESNVLFVDGLPNDCTRREVSHLFRPFIGFKEIRVVHKEPRRTGDKAMVLCFVEFDDAKCAGTALEALQGYKFDDKKPDAPLLRIQFAHFPFSPPSDHDERRRGHSR; encoded by the exons ATGGGGGAACCCTACTGGAGATATGGCGCTCTTGCGGCTCCCTCTGCTGCTGAAAGAG ATACTACTTCAAGAATCGCATTTCCTGGTTATTCGCCGTCTAACCCAGCGTTGACAACTCATCACTTGAGCTCAAATAATTTACGAGGgtcttcttcagattatctGCAGAAGGAT GTCTTACCATTGCGGCATGGGGCTTATGGTTTAGATGATATTGGTGGCATTGCTAGTCATGCTGGTCATGCTGCACTAGTACCCGGTGGATTGACAGCTGGTGCAAGCATAAATAGGTTTCCATCTCCTCTAGAAGATCCAGCTCTAATTAGCCAAAGGCGGGATGTTTCACTAGGCATCAACCCTAGCATGCCTGGCATTCTTAGTGAACGGCCCAACTCTTTGAGAAAATCTGATAGCCTGTCTGTGGAGGAATCGAACGTTCTTTTTGTTGATGGACTTCCGAATGATTGTACTAGAAGAGAAGTATCTC ATCTTTTCCGTCCTTTTATCGGCTTTAAAGAAATCAGAGTTGTCCACAAGGAGCCTAGACGT ACTGGAGATAAGGCTATGGTTCTGTGCTTTGTTGAGTTTGATGATGCAAAATGTGCTGGCACTGCCTTAGAAGCTCTTCAAG gTTACAAGTTTGATGACAAGAAACCAGATGCCCCTCTCTTGAGGATTCAATTTGCTCATTTCCCTTTCTCTCCACCCTCTGATCATGATGAGCGACGTCGTGGGCATTCACGGTAA